One part of the Sphingobium yanoikuyae genome encodes these proteins:
- a CDS encoding efflux RND transporter permease subunit, which yields MLKSLAAWALSYRLIVIALALLTAGLGAWAFVNLPVDAYPNIAQTQVKVILKAPGMTPEEVESRVITPIEMEMLGIPGQAILRSSAKYAIADITIDFVDGTDIYWARSQVAERLSGVMGDLPPAVSGGMAPISTPLSDIFMFTIEGPLSLEEKRTLLDWTIRPALRTVPGVADVNALGGYVRTFEVRPDPIALASAGLGIADLQEAIERGNRNDGAGRLSQGEESLIVRAVGAIRSEADLQSMVIATRNGRIVRMGDVATVGTGSLTRYGAVTANGKGEAVQGLVIALRGADARAVVDGVKARVAELEKTLPQGTTIAVFYDRSDLIGRAVGTVEKALIEATILVIILLILFLGDWRAAAIVAATLPMSALVTFLMMRGMGLSANLMSLGGLAIAIGMLVDGAVVVVENIVERLNHAKDDGPPRLHHVYRATGEVVVPVSAGIVIIALVFLPLLSLEGLEGKLFAPVALTIIFALAGSLLIALTLVPVLASLGLKAGHHGEPWIMRKLTPRYRALLDGAFGRKRLVYGLAALGLVLAGLAYGAVGKTFMPSMDEGSVIVQTAKLPTINLDQSVLGDTAVQQSLMKDVPEIAQIIARVGTDEIGLDPMSPNETDSFVVLKPQKEWRGDKAFIVDEIRKSLDRLPGIEPTFTQPIEMRVSEMLTGSRGDLAVKIFGPDLATLSDLAGQVQKILSKTRGASEVMTVANDHVDYLQLDIDRAAAGRFGMPIDQMQDTLRAQIEGVHAGVVADGQKRVPILVKGDETIRSDATRFADLPLRTPDGTVARVSDMARVERTEGPVKLDHENGSRYALVQAFVSGRDLVGYVDEARATVDREIKMPAGYRMVWGGQFENQQRASARLMLVIPAALLLILLVLLMTLRSMRASLLILANIPFAMVGGIISLWGSGQYLSVPASVGFIALLGIAVLNGLVLVAYFRQLREEGQSMAQAVRLGAERRLRPVLMTASITAFGLVPLMFATGPGSEIQKPLAIVVIGGLISSTLLTLILLPILFERFGEGATEARS from the coding sequence ATGCTCAAATCGCTGGCCGCTTGGGCGCTCTCCTATCGCCTGATCGTCATCGCGCTCGCCCTGCTGACCGCCGGGCTGGGTGCCTGGGCCTTCGTCAACCTGCCGGTCGATGCCTATCCCAACATCGCCCAGACCCAGGTGAAGGTGATCCTCAAGGCGCCCGGCATGACGCCGGAAGAGGTGGAAAGCCGCGTCATCACCCCGATCGAGATGGAGATGCTGGGCATTCCGGGGCAGGCGATCCTGCGCTCCTCGGCCAAATATGCGATTGCCGACATCACTATCGATTTCGTAGACGGCACCGACATCTACTGGGCGCGCAGCCAAGTCGCCGAACGTCTGTCGGGCGTGATGGGCGATCTGCCGCCGGCGGTATCGGGCGGCATGGCGCCGATCTCGACGCCGTTGTCCGACATCTTCATGTTCACGATCGAAGGGCCTTTGAGCCTGGAGGAAAAGCGCACCCTGCTCGACTGGACGATCCGGCCGGCGCTGCGCACCGTGCCCGGCGTTGCCGACGTCAATGCGCTGGGCGGTTATGTCCGCACCTTCGAAGTGCGCCCCGATCCGATCGCGCTCGCCAGCGCGGGCCTCGGCATCGCCGATCTTCAGGAAGCGATCGAACGCGGCAACCGCAATGACGGCGCCGGTCGCCTGTCCCAGGGCGAGGAATCGCTGATCGTCCGGGCCGTCGGTGCGATCCGGTCGGAAGCGGACCTCCAGTCGATGGTGATCGCCACCCGCAATGGCCGCATCGTCCGCATGGGCGATGTCGCGACCGTCGGCACCGGCAGCCTGACCCGCTATGGCGCGGTCACCGCCAACGGCAAGGGTGAGGCGGTGCAGGGGCTGGTGATCGCGCTGCGCGGTGCCGATGCCCGCGCCGTGGTCGATGGCGTCAAGGCGCGCGTCGCCGAACTGGAAAAGACCCTGCCACAGGGCACGACGATCGCCGTCTTCTATGATCGCTCCGACCTGATCGGCCGCGCCGTCGGCACGGTCGAAAAGGCGCTGATCGAGGCGACCATATTGGTCATCATCCTGCTGATCCTGTTCCTGGGCGACTGGCGCGCGGCGGCGATCGTGGCCGCCACCCTGCCGATGTCGGCGCTCGTCACCTTCCTCATGATGCGCGGCATGGGCCTGTCGGCCAACCTCATGAGCCTGGGCGGCCTAGCCATCGCCATCGGCATGCTGGTCGACGGCGCGGTCGTGGTGGTCGAGAACATCGTCGAGCGGCTCAATCATGCGAAGGATGACGGCCCGCCCCGGTTGCACCATGTCTACCGCGCCACCGGCGAAGTCGTGGTGCCGGTGTCGGCCGGCATCGTCATCATCGCGCTCGTCTTCCTGCCTCTGCTCTCGCTCGAAGGGCTGGAGGGCAAGCTGTTTGCCCCGGTCGCGCTCACCATCATCTTCGCGCTGGCGGGATCGCTGCTGATCGCGCTCACCCTGGTCCCGGTGCTGGCTTCGCTCGGCCTCAAGGCCGGCCATCATGGCGAACCCTGGATCATGCGCAAGCTGACACCGCGCTATCGGGCGCTGCTCGACGGCGCCTTTGGCCGCAAACGGCTGGTCTATGGCCTGGCCGCGCTCGGCCTGGTGCTGGCGGGCCTGGCCTATGGCGCGGTCGGCAAGACCTTCATGCCGTCGATGGATGAAGGCTCGGTGATCGTCCAGACCGCCAAGCTGCCGACCATCAATCTCGACCAGTCTGTGCTGGGCGACACGGCGGTGCAGCAGTCGCTGATGAAGGACGTGCCCGAAATCGCGCAGATCATCGCCCGCGTCGGCACCGACGAGATCGGCCTCGACCCGATGAGCCCGAACGAGACCGACAGTTTCGTGGTGCTCAAACCGCAGAAGGAGTGGCGCGGCGACAAGGCATTCATCGTCGATGAAATCCGCAAGTCGCTCGACCGGCTGCCGGGCATCGAGCCGACCTTCACCCAGCCGATCGAGATGCGCGTCTCGGAAATGCTGACCGGATCGCGCGGTGACCTTGCCGTCAAGATTTTCGGCCCGGACCTCGCCACCCTGTCGGACCTTGCTGGACAGGTGCAGAAGATATTGTCGAAGACGCGCGGTGCTTCGGAGGTGATGACGGTCGCCAACGACCATGTCGACTATCTCCAGCTCGATATCGATCGCGCCGCCGCTGGCCGTTTCGGCATGCCGATCGACCAGATGCAGGACACGCTGCGTGCCCAGATCGAGGGCGTGCATGCCGGTGTCGTCGCCGACGGGCAGAAGCGCGTGCCGATCCTGGTCAAGGGCGACGAGACAATCCGCAGCGACGCGACCCGCTTTGCCGACCTGCCGCTGCGCACGCCGGACGGCACCGTCGCGCGGGTCAGCGACATGGCGCGGGTCGAGCGCACCGAGGGGCCGGTCAAGCTCGACCATGAAAATGGCTCGCGCTATGCGCTGGTCCAGGCGTTCGTCTCCGGCCGCGATCTGGTCGGCTATGTCGACGAGGCGCGCGCCACCGTCGATCGCGAAATCAAGATGCCGGCCGGCTATCGCATGGTCTGGGGCGGCCAGTTCGAAAATCAGCAGCGCGCCTCCGCCCGGCTGATGCTGGTCATCCCGGCCGCGCTGCTGCTGATCCTGCTGGTGCTGCTCATGACCCTGCGATCGATGCGCGCGTCGCTGCTGATCCTCGCCAACATCCCCTTCGCCATGGTCGGCGGCATCATCTCGCTCTGGGGCTCTGGCCAATATCTCTCCGTGCCCGCCTCGGTCGGCTTCATCGCGCTGCTGGGCATCGCGGTGCTGAACGGCCTCGTCCTCGTCGCCTATTTCCGCCAGCTGCGCGAGGAAGGGCAGAGCATGGCCCAGGCCGTGCGACTGGGCGCGGAACGGCGGCTGCGCCCGGTGCTGATGACCGCCAGCATCACCGCCTTCGGCCTTGTCCCGCTGATGTTCGCGACCGGACCGGGGTCGGAAATCCAGAAGCCGCTCGCCATCGTGGTGATCGGCGGGCTGATCAGTTCGACCCTGCTCACCCTCATCCTCCTGCCCATCCTGTTCGAGCGCTTCGGTGAAGGCGCCACGGAAGCCCGATCATGA
- a CDS encoding efflux RND transporter periplasmic adaptor subunit: protein MVPLFRFVRLPGALALLTLAACSGEQAAPANDSAAARPADGSIPLTADNIARLGLKFGAAVAATEAPIAVVPALIAPPPNARVAVAATFPGVVTRILVVEGEEVRRGQPLAIVSSRDVLSMGADLNRASARLGVAQSSASRLSQLEREGIIAGARADEARAVLGEARADVSEKSRILTMVNGSGASGTYMLTAPIAGRVTSAAIHAGSVVDGTTAPYMIDAAGQYEAQAQLPERLAGQVKPGMTVALGDDLRGTVTTVGSTIDPATRSVTLKARLPAGPGAMAGRATSLSIFGPAPTGAAMVPAAAVTTLPGGDVLFVRTRAGVVARPVKAGGKDGDHVLILSGVKPGEQVVVAGTSALKPLAMGE from the coding sequence ATGGTCCCGCTATTCCGATTCGTGCGCCTGCCCGGCGCTCTCGCCCTCCTGACGCTTGCCGCCTGTTCGGGGGAGCAGGCCGCGCCCGCCAATGACAGCGCTGCGGCGCGGCCAGCGGACGGATCGATCCCGCTGACGGCGGACAATATCGCCCGGCTGGGTCTGAAATTCGGCGCGGCCGTCGCTGCTACCGAAGCGCCGATCGCGGTCGTGCCCGCGCTTATCGCGCCCCCGCCCAACGCCCGTGTCGCGGTCGCCGCCACCTTCCCCGGCGTCGTTACCCGCATCCTGGTGGTCGAGGGCGAGGAAGTGCGGCGCGGCCAGCCGCTGGCGATCGTCTCCAGTCGCGATGTCCTGTCCATGGGCGCGGACCTCAATCGCGCGAGCGCACGGCTGGGCGTGGCGCAATCGAGCGCCAGCCGCCTGTCGCAACTGGAACGCGAAGGCATCATCGCCGGCGCCCGCGCGGACGAGGCCCGCGCCGTGCTGGGCGAGGCCCGCGCCGATGTGTCGGAAAAGAGCCGCATCCTGACGATGGTGAACGGATCGGGCGCCAGCGGCACCTACATGCTGACCGCGCCGATCGCCGGCCGCGTGACCAGCGCCGCGATCCATGCCGGCAGCGTCGTCGATGGCACCACCGCACCCTATATGATCGATGCGGCCGGCCAATATGAGGCGCAGGCGCAATTGCCCGAGCGGCTGGCGGGGCAGGTGAAGCCCGGTATGACCGTGGCGCTGGGCGATGATCTGCGCGGCACAGTGACCACCGTCGGATCGACCATCGATCCCGCCACCCGATCGGTGACATTGAAGGCCAGGCTGCCGGCTGGCCCCGGTGCCATGGCCGGCCGCGCCACCAGCCTGTCGATCTTCGGCCCGGCACCGACCGGTGCCGCGATGGTGCCCGCCGCCGCCGTCACGACGCTGCCCGGCGGCGACGTGCTGTTCGTGCGCACCCGCGCCGGCGTCGTCGCGCGCCCGGTCAAGGCCGGCGGCAAGGATGGCGATCATGTCCTGATCCTCTCCGGCGTGAAGCCGGGCGAGCAGGTCGTTGTCGCCGGCACCAGCGCGCTCAAGCCGCTGGCGATGGGCGAGTAA
- a CDS encoding sensor histidine kinase produces the protein MSQRRSIARRLFIGLSIVGFIGTTLLLVFIINEHRQSFTALGDPAAARHAFRELFEHVILPILVLIIPMGMASLIVIRQALAPLGEAVAQLQVAERHQRGVLIDHAAFPTEAVPFAQAVNRLLGQLDQAARDHEAFAADVAHELRTPLAVLALELDGLEHPDAPRLRAEVIAMRRLIDQLMLLARVEAQSVAQSIRDSVRLEDVGADIVSLMAPGAIAADKSLSLTRVGDVAPIMGQRETVAAALRNLVENALRVTPPGGAVTVIAGPGPRLRVKDGGAGLTPERLAELVQRHRRADHASSEGAGLGLAIVARIMAAHGGTLSSTADAQELVLDFAPLR, from the coding sequence ATGAGCCAGCGTCGCTCGATCGCCCGCCGCCTCTTCATCGGCCTCTCAATCGTGGGCTTCATCGGCACCACGCTGCTGCTGGTCTTCATCATAAACGAACATCGGCAAAGCTTCACCGCGCTGGGCGACCCGGCGGCCGCCCGCCATGCCTTCCGCGAATTGTTTGAGCATGTGATCCTGCCGATCCTGGTGCTGATCATCCCAATGGGCATGGCCAGCCTGATCGTGATCCGCCAGGCGCTTGCGCCATTGGGAGAGGCGGTCGCGCAGTTGCAGGTGGCCGAACGCCATCAGCGCGGCGTGCTGATCGATCATGCCGCCTTCCCGACCGAGGCCGTGCCCTTCGCCCAGGCCGTCAATCGCCTGCTCGGCCAGCTCGATCAGGCGGCGCGCGACCATGAGGCGTTCGCCGCCGATGTCGCGCATGAACTGCGCACGCCGCTCGCCGTGCTGGCGCTGGAACTGGACGGACTCGAGCATCCCGACGCGCCGCGCCTGCGGGCCGAGGTGATCGCGATGCGCCGCCTGATCGACCAGTTGATGCTGCTCGCGCGGGTCGAGGCGCAGAGCGTGGCCCAGTCGATCCGCGACAGCGTCCGGCTGGAGGATGTCGGCGCCGACATTGTCAGCCTGATGGCGCCCGGCGCGATCGCGGCCGACAAGAGCCTGTCGCTGACCCGCGTCGGCGATGTCGCGCCGATCATGGGACAGCGTGAGACGGTCGCGGCGGCGCTGCGCAACCTTGTCGAAAATGCGCTGCGGGTGACGCCGCCCGGTGGCGCCGTCACCGTGATCGCCGGTCCTGGTCCCCGGCTGCGGGTGAAGGATGGCGGCGCTGGGCTGACGCCCGAGCGGCTGGCCGAACTGGTCCAGCGCCATCGCCGCGCGGATCATGCCAGCAGCGAAGGCGCCGGGCTGGGGCTGGCGATCGTCGCCCGCATCATGGCCGCGCATGGCGGCACCCTTTCCAGCACGGCCGATGCACAGGAACTGGTGCTGGATTTCGCGCCACTGCGTTGA
- a CDS encoding winged helix-turn-helix domain-containing protein — MRLLLVEDNGRLADLLVAGLGRRGFSCDHAASLAMASEAIAAQVHDVLIVDRGLPDGDGIAWLRDIRRQGHMQPALVLTARDALEDRVTGLDAGADDYVVKPADVDEIAARIRALMRRPGPRAQTELRFGPLLVDSARRMTLCAGQAIDLSRRETDLLELLLRQAGAVVRRESIESALYSFAEPVTPNAVEATVSRLRRKLEEAGARGMLHTVRGVGYMLREPAA, encoded by the coding sequence ATGCGTCTCTTGCTGGTGGAAGATAATGGTCGTCTCGCCGACCTCCTCGTTGCGGGGCTTGGTCGGCGCGGCTTCAGTTGCGACCATGCCGCCAGCCTGGCCATGGCGAGCGAGGCGATCGCCGCGCAGGTCCATGATGTGTTGATCGTCGATCGCGGCCTGCCCGATGGCGACGGCATTGCCTGGCTGCGCGACATCAGGCGGCAGGGGCATATGCAGCCTGCCCTGGTCCTGACGGCGCGTGACGCGCTGGAGGACCGCGTCACGGGCCTCGATGCCGGCGCCGATGATTATGTCGTGAAACCCGCCGATGTGGACGAGATTGCCGCCCGCATCCGCGCGCTGATGCGCCGTCCGGGGCCGCGCGCCCAGACCGAATTGCGCTTCGGTCCGCTGCTGGTCGATTCGGCGCGCCGCATGACGCTCTGCGCGGGGCAGGCGATCGACCTGTCGCGCCGCGAGACTGACCTGCTGGAACTGCTGCTGCGCCAGGCCGGTGCCGTGGTCCGGCGCGAAAGCATCGAAAGCGCGCTCTATTCCTTTGCCGAGCCGGTCACCCCCAATGCGGTCGAAGCCACGGTGTCGCGCCTGCGCCGCAAGCTGGAGGAGGCTGGCGCGCGCGGCATGCTCCATACCGTGCGTGGCGTCGGCTATATGCTGCGGGAGCCGGCGGCATGA
- a CDS encoding 5'-methylthioadenosine/S-adenosylhomocysteine nucleosidase (Enables the cleavage of the glycosidic bond in both 5'-methylthioadenosine and S-adenosylhomocysteine), translated as MTAACVVMGGRRVLFVMAIDAEYGPHLQARITPLMTGVGPVEAALAMAVTLDRMAQAGTLPDLVVSLGSAGSRVGMLGEVYQVASVSWRDMDASRLGFTKGVTPLIDHPVDIPLVTPLEIRALRLSTGANVVGGEEYAAIDADMVDMETFAIARACQRFGVPLMGLRGISDGPGELNDMLGWTQLLSLIDEKLAVAVDALGEAL; from the coding sequence ATGACAGCGGCATGTGTGGTGATGGGCGGACGGCGGGTGCTGTTCGTGATGGCGATCGACGCCGAATATGGCCCGCATCTGCAAGCCCGGATCACCCCGCTGATGACCGGCGTCGGCCCGGTCGAGGCTGCACTGGCCATGGCCGTGACGCTCGACCGGATGGCACAGGCGGGCACCCTGCCCGATCTGGTCGTGTCGCTGGGTTCCGCTGGATCTCGCGTCGGCATGCTGGGGGAGGTCTATCAGGTCGCCAGCGTCTCCTGGCGCGACATGGATGCCTCTCGTCTGGGCTTCACCAAGGGGGTGACGCCGCTGATCGACCATCCGGTCGACATTCCGCTGGTCACGCCGCTCGAAATCCGCGCCCTGCGCCTGTCGACCGGCGCCAATGTCGTGGGCGGCGAGGAATATGCCGCGATCGACGCCGACATGGTCGACATGGAAACTTTTGCGATCGCCCGCGCCTGCCAGCGTTTCGGCGTGCCGCTGATGGGGTTGCGCGGCATTTCCGATGGGCCGGGCGAGCTGAACGACATGCTCGGCTGGACGCAGCTGCTCTCGCTGATCGACGAGAAGCTGGCGGTGGCCGTCGATGCCCTGGGCGAGGCGCTTTAA
- a CDS encoding endonuclease/exonuclease/phosphatase family protein, with product MAATSRFLRRFGACVVPLLLSACATPAPYRELSCGAAVAPALAAPDADRITTTLSVLTYNIEGLGWPARSGRGPSLDQIAERLAAMRAAGTAPDVVLFQEMFSGSAKQAVADTGYPAIAAGPHRTTRARGSTKDKLPGKSHIDRGEIGIHFSGSGLAVASRYPILLTQRRAYGRKSCAGLDCLSNKGIVLARIAMPGVPTPIDIYDTHMNSRGASRAPGPRNLAAHERQALEASAFIDASHDDAYPLIFGGDFNMRHSEPRWENFSRYQALNLVHRVCADAASGCDVHMSWDGDEPWMDTQDLQFFWPGDRVSVRPIRVEAMFDGGPSGPELSDHDGFLVTYELSWPRDAVPQPGGC from the coding sequence ATGGCCGCTACATCCCGCTTCCTCCGCCGGTTCGGCGCCTGTGTGGTGCCGCTGCTGCTATCGGCCTGTGCGACGCCGGCGCCCTATCGCGAATTGTCCTGTGGCGCGGCAGTCGCGCCTGCGCTCGCCGCCCCGGATGCGGATCGGATCACCACCACCCTGTCGGTGCTGACCTATAATATCGAGGGGCTGGGCTGGCCGGCCCGCAGCGGGCGTGGGCCGTCACTTGACCAGATAGCGGAGAGGCTGGCCGCCATGCGCGCGGCGGGGACGGCGCCCGACGTGGTGCTGTTCCAGGAAATGTTCAGCGGATCGGCGAAGCAGGCGGTGGCCGATACCGGCTATCCGGCGATCGCCGCCGGCCCGCATCGTACGACTCGCGCGCGTGGGTCGACCAAGGACAAGCTGCCGGGCAAGTCGCATATCGACCGGGGCGAGATCGGCATTCATTTTTCCGGCAGCGGCCTGGCGGTCGCCTCGCGCTATCCGATTCTCCTGACGCAGCGGCGCGCCTATGGCCGCAAATCCTGTGCGGGCCTGGATTGCCTGTCGAACAAGGGGATCGTGCTGGCGCGCATCGCCATGCCCGGCGTGCCGACGCCGATCGACATCTATGACACCCACATGAACTCGCGCGGGGCTTCCCGCGCACCCGGACCGCGCAACCTCGCCGCCCATGAGCGGCAGGCGCTCGAAGCCTCGGCCTTCATCGATGCCAGCCATGACGACGCCTATCCGCTGATCTTCGGCGGCGATTTCAACATGCGCCATTCCGAACCGCGCTGGGAGAATTTCTCTCGCTATCAGGCGCTCAACCTGGTCCATCGCGTCTGCGCCGATGCCGCGTCAGGCTGCGATGTCCACATGTCCTGGGATGGCGACGAGCCGTGGATGGATACGCAGGATCTGCAATTCTTCTGGCCGGGCGATCGGGTCTCGGTTCGCCCGATCCGGGTGGAGGCGATGTTCGATGGCGGGCCGAGCGGGCCGGAACTGTCCGACCATGACGGCTTCCTCGTTACCTATGAACTGTCCTGGCCGCGCGACGCCGTGCCCCAGCCGGGCGGCTGTTAA
- a CDS encoding adenine phosphoribosyltransferase has translation MSIDSLTALVRTIPDFPKPGIQFRDITTLLADGPGLAELIDQMAKVAGPLDPDLIVGVEARGFILGAALALKLGKGFVPVRKKGKLPGKTVGIDYVLEYGTDRLELHEGQVPQGARVLLVDDLIATGGTAQAAARLLREQGAQVLMALFAIDLPDLGGLAALEQDGVPSRAILLFEGD, from the coding sequence ATGAGCATCGACAGTCTGACCGCGCTGGTCCGCACCATCCCCGACTTCCCCAAGCCGGGCATCCAGTTCCGCGACATCACGACCCTGCTGGCCGATGGGCCGGGTCTGGCCGAACTGATCGACCAGATGGCGAAGGTGGCAGGACCGCTCGACCCCGACCTGATCGTCGGCGTGGAGGCGCGCGGCTTCATCCTGGGCGCGGCGCTGGCGCTGAAGCTGGGCAAGGGTTTCGTGCCGGTCCGCAAGAAGGGCAAGCTGCCGGGCAAGACCGTCGGCATCGACTATGTGCTGGAATATGGCACCGACCGGCTGGAACTGCATGAAGGACAGGTGCCGCAGGGCGCGCGCGTGCTGCTGGTCGACGACCTGATCGCCACCGGCGGGACGGCGCAGGCGGCGGCGCGGTTGCTGCGCGAGCAGGGCGCGCAGGTGCTGATGGCGCTGTTCGCGATCGACCTGCCGGATCTGGGCGGGCTTGCCGCGCTGGAGCAGGACGGTGTCCCCTCGCGCGCGATCCTGTTGTTCGAGGGCGACTGA
- a CDS encoding cytochrome c1: MVRKGAFLVGLFFAGWLLWSFLVGAYSYVVEPPAKTVEHEFHLAPKHVSFSFDRPLGRYDNQQLQRGFQVFKEVCSACHSLKFVAFRDLAGIGYNEAEIKAIAKNWAIKTPSVDPATGEASTRDGIPADYFPSPFANNVAAAAANNNAIPPDLSLMTKARHHGSAYVYSLLTGFQEQPAELLKHFPDAKTPEGLHFNPYFANLNLAMAPPLSADGQVTYGDGTKPTIDQMSQDVAAFLTWTAEPKLENRRRAGVATILFLLIATGLAYMAYQNIWADKKKAA, from the coding sequence ATGGTACGCAAAGGTGCATTCCTTGTCGGCCTCTTCTTCGCTGGCTGGCTATTATGGTCCTTCCTCGTAGGTGCCTATTCCTATGTGGTGGAGCCCCCGGCCAAGACGGTGGAGCATGAGTTCCACCTGGCCCCCAAGCATGTCTCCTTCTCGTTCGACAGGCCGCTGGGCCGCTATGACAACCAACAGCTCCAGCGCGGCTTCCAGGTGTTCAAGGAGGTCTGCTCGGCCTGCCACAGCCTGAAGTTTGTCGCGTTCCGCGACCTGGCCGGCATTGGCTATAACGAGGCGGAGATCAAGGCGATCGCCAAGAACTGGGCGATCAAGACCCCCAGCGTCGATCCGGCGACGGGTGAGGCCTCGACCCGCGATGGCATCCCGGCCGATTATTTCCCGTCCCCCTTCGCGAACAATGTCGCGGCGGCGGCGGCGAACAATAATGCGATCCCGCCGGATCTCTCGCTGATGACCAAGGCGCGCCATCATGGCTCGGCCTATGTCTATTCGCTGCTGACGGGTTTCCAGGAACAGCCGGCCGAACTGCTCAAACATTTCCCGGATGCCAAGACGCCGGAAGGGCTGCACTTCAATCCCTATTTCGCCAACCTGAACCTTGCCATGGCGCCGCCGCTGTCGGCCGATGGCCAGGTGACCTATGGCGACGGCACCAAGCCGACCATCGACCAGATGTCGCAGGACGTGGCCGCCTTCCTTACCTGGACGGCCGAGCCGAAGCTGGAAAATCGCCGCCGCGCGGGCGTGGCGACGATCCTCTTCCTGCTGATCGCCACGGGCCTTGCCTATATGGCCTATCAGAATATCTGGGCGGACAAGAAGAAGGCGGCCTGA
- a CDS encoding cytochrome b: MSFPWAEHYTPKHPLMQWVDEKLPLPRLVYNAVGAGYPVPRNLNYFWNFGVLAGLALLIQIVTGVVMAMHYGANTLVAFGTVEQTMRDVNAGWLMRYAHANGASFFFIVVYLHIFRGLYFGSYKAPREMVWLLGLVIFLLMMATAFMGYVLPWGQMSYWGAKVITGLFGAIPVVGEPIQTWLLGGFAPGNASLNRFFSLHFLLPFVIAAVVILHIWALHIPGSSNPTGVEVKGPQDTVPFHPYYTAKDGFGAGVFLILFAILLFFAPNYLGHPDNYIEANPLSTPAHIVPEWYFWPFYAILRAFTVDFFFVPAKLLGVLAMFASILLLFFLPWLDTSPVRSGSYRPVFKKYFWILVIDVLILGYCGGAPAEEPYVMISQVAAAYYFAHFLIILPMIARFEKPLPLPNSITEAVLAKYAKADGEPAAVPAE; the protein is encoded by the coding sequence ATGAGCTTTCCATGGGCTGAACATTATACCCCCAAGCATCCGCTGATGCAGTGGGTCGACGAGAAGCTGCCGCTGCCGCGCCTCGTCTACAATGCCGTCGGTGCCGGCTATCCGGTGCCGCGCAACCTCAATTATTTCTGGAATTTCGGTGTCCTCGCCGGCCTCGCGCTGCTGATCCAGATCGTCACCGGCGTGGTCATGGCGATGCATTATGGCGCCAACACGCTGGTCGCCTTCGGCACCGTCGAACAGACGATGCGCGACGTGAATGCGGGCTGGCTGATGCGCTATGCCCATGCCAACGGCGCCAGCTTCTTCTTCATCGTCGTCTATCTGCACATTTTCCGCGGCCTCTATTTCGGTAGCTACAAGGCGCCGCGCGAGATGGTGTGGCTGCTCGGCCTCGTCATCTTCCTGCTGATGATGGCGACCGCCTTCATGGGCTATGTCCTGCCCTGGGGGCAGATGAGCTATTGGGGCGCCAAGGTGATCACCGGCCTGTTCGGCGCGATCCCGGTGGTGGGCGAGCCGATCCAGACCTGGCTGCTGGGCGGCTTTGCCCCCGGCAATGCCTCGCTGAACCGCTTCTTCTCGCTCCACTTCCTGCTGCCCTTCGTGATCGCAGCGGTGGTGATCCTGCATATCTGGGCGCTGCATATCCCCGGTTCCTCCAACCCGACCGGTGTCGAGGTTAAGGGGCCGCAGGATACCGTGCCCTTCCATCCCTATTATACCGCGAAGGACGGTTTCGGGGCGGGCGTCTTCCTGATCCTGTTCGCGATCCTGCTGTTCTTTGCGCCCAATTATCTGGGTCACCCGGACAATTATATCGAGGCGAACCCGCTTTCGACCCCGGCGCATATCGTGCCCGAATGGTATTTCTGGCCCTTCTACGCGATCCTGCGCGCCTTCACCGTCGACTTCTTCTTCGTGCCGGCCAAGCTGCTGGGCGTGCTGGCGATGTTTGCATCGATCCTGCTGCTCTTCTTCCTGCCCTGGCTCGACACCTCGCCGGTGCGCTCGGGCAGCTATCGCCCGGTGTTCAAGAAATATTTCTGGATCCTGGTCATCGACGTGCTGATCCTGGGCTATTGCGGTGGTGCGCCGGCGGAAGAGCCCTATGTGATGATCAGCCAGGTCGCCGCGGCCTATTATTTCGCGCATTTCCTGATCATCCTGCCGATGATCGCGCGCTTCGAAAAGCCGCTGCCGCTGCCCAATTCGATCACCGAGGCGGTGCTGGCCAAATATGCCAAGGCTGACGGCGAACCCGCCGCAGTCCCGGCCGAATAA